The nucleotide sequence cgtacatgtatatattacagtttatccattctactattgTCCGACATTCAGTTGTTTTCAACTTTAgactgttatgaataaagctgctgtgaactttCATGCACATGTGTTTTGGTGGACACGTCTTTGGGGATAGAATGAGGAGTGGAACTGGTGGGTTTCTATCTTTAAACCAGGATCTTTTGATCTGTGGTGCATCTTTCAAAAAATTCTGGCACACCTCAATCTGAATTTACAGCTGAGGTAAGTCAGGGGTGATTATCCACATAGCATTAAGCTTCTTATTCGTGGGGAATCCTTCCTATGGCTTTTTAGTAATGGCATTCAGGGGTTTGTGTCAATGTCATTTAACAATTTGATACTGAGCCTGTGGGATGATAGGTCCAAGCAACTTAAAATTATACTCTTAACGTGACTCTGCCTATTGAAGCTTACTAAGGAACCATAATAAGTCATCTCAAAAATGGTCATCTGagacaataaaaaaatgttattctatATGTTTAAATCATTGAGCTACAGAAGCATTTCCAGGCCACATGTTTTCAATTACAATGGTCCTAAGACAGTTGCTTTGACTGTTCCTATAAAATGCTTTAGCTATTCCTAATATGTCATTTACTCTCTGATTTACACTAATGCCGATAGAATATTGACCATTTGCTATAACCCAGTTGTGGAAGATTTTCTGACATAACTgtgtactgatttttttcctttctaccgGAACACATAGGGTTAGTAGGCTGTGACCATTACACAACATCCACCAAATTCTGTGTGCCCTTTTCCCAAAAGATAAATTACACTGAAGGCAGAAAAATGCAATCCCTGAAGATTCTCTTGCCAAAAAACCTTCTTGTCTTTAAGGACCTTTgcttgttgttttattttctacaggagaatttgcaaacattttccttAGTGTCCTGTATGAAGTAAGAGAAGCTCAGAGTCTGCCCCAGGGGATGTAATAAGTGCAGTTAGACCATGTTCCCCATTGGAGGCAGTGGGCCAGTTACTCTACTGGACCACAGAGAGGGCTATGACCTCCCTTTGTCTGCTTCTGAGAACTCAATAGGCTTATCAGCTTGGGGGGCTGGGACCACCCAGCTGGGGAAAAATAGAACTTTTACCAGAGAGATGGAAGCATGTGGGAAATATCTGAATCATGCTTTGAGTAAAAATGCAGAGACAACCACATCCATTTGGACACCTGCCTCTTAATGTCCTGAGACATCCTTCTCATTGCAATGAAAAGCATTCCAGGAATGGGAGGCAGCTCCCTATTTTGACTAAATTCTAAAACATCATTAAATGATTATATTTAATTCCCACTATGAGCCTAACTAAGCAGGTACTGTCATCATCCCCAATTTAAATACAGGAAAACGGAGGCTCTTCGAGGCTGAGTGTTTTGTCTAAGCTTGCATAGCTTCTAAGAGGTGAAACAGAGATATGAACCCAGGCAGCCCAACTCCAGAGCCTGACAGGGTCTGGAGAAGAGCTGGCTCCAACACAGGGTGACAGCTTCCCATTCTCCCCCCTACCTTTTTAAGTTTCATCTGAAAATGTCATGCAGGGTCACCCTTACTGCACAGAggagacaaagaaacaaataaatatgggggaagaggaaatggaaaataaaactccCACTAGGGTCTGGCTATTAATGTGTTTGCACTGTTCCTACACTTGAATAGATCTGGTTCTGAGTCTGCTACTTAAAAGGAACCAAAAATGACCTTGAATTGAAACTCCTGCATAGGAAGGTGCCGTGATGAGCTCAGAGAGACCACAGCACACCTCTGCAAGGGCTCTGAGCACCATCGTCATGGTTGCTTCCAGTCGGCAAGGGGGGCGGGAGAGgggcggtggcggggggggggggcggtggatGCTGGTTAGGTGGTTTCAGTTCTGATGAACTGCCTGACTGCCAACACCAAGCCTGGGTTTTCCTCTCTACGGGATGGAGATGATGGGAGGGAAGATGGCCTTTCCAAAGGGGAGACTCTTCCATCAGCAGCTTCTTAAAATGGTTTGCCTTTGTGGAGGCAAAGCCCTAGTTAACATAAACATGGTGAGATGGGGGGCGCCTCTAAAGCAAATACCAGTATCAGCCAAGTTCTCCCCTCTTCTATCTCATCTCCTGTTGTTCTTCCTATTTTCTCTGTTCGGCCATCTTTTGCTGTTCCTGGAACACACCaggcacactcctgcctcagagcctttgcacatgctctttaTTCTGCCCAGAAGCTTTCCCCCTAGCTACCCCTATGGcctgcttcctttcctctctcaggCCTTTCCTCAAACATCCTATTTTCAGTGAGACCTTCCCTAGTTACCTGTTATAACCACAGTTGCATTCTGAACTCCACCCACTGCCCAACACACAGGcctgctccctctccccttcccattgTTTATCTCCTCTAGCTGAAGCTtagctccatgagagcaaggaTTTATGTCTGCTTGATTCCTGTCTATATTCCAGCATCCAGGCTAGTGTGCAGCCAGTACTCAATGAAAAACATGTTAAATAGATTAATGAGTAAATCAgtgaatcctggctttgccatttaGTAACTAGGCAACCTTTAGCAAATTAGTTAATTTGTGTTCTATACCTCATTTCTACTACAGTAAAATTGGGATGATAATTCCTACCCTCCTACTGTGAGTTTTAAACAAGATTACAGAAGTACACACCAAGGACAATATTTGCATGCACTCAGTGATTTAGTTTGTGAGTTCGATGAAAGTAATACACATAATAGTAGTAAacatttttagattatttataGGAAATAACCTACCAGGCACTGCTGTAGCCACTTTATATacctttattcatttaattcgTAC is from Globicephala melas chromosome 16, mGloMel1.2, whole genome shotgun sequence and encodes:
- the LOC115847945 gene encoding LOW QUALITY PROTEIN: talanin (The sequence of the model RefSeq protein was modified relative to this genomic sequence to represent the inferred CDS: deleted 1 base in 1 codon), coding for MATVNLVTEKPGCWNIDRNQADINPCSHGAKLQLEEINNGKGRGSRPGFASTKANHFKKLLMEESPLWKGHLPSHHLHPVERKTQAWCWQSGSSSELKPPNQHPPPPPPATAPLPPPLPTGSNHDMVLRALAEVCCGLSELITAPSYAGVSIQGHFWFLLSSRLRTRSIQV